A stretch of Brassica napus cultivar Da-Ae chromosome C6, Da-Ae, whole genome shotgun sequence DNA encodes these proteins:
- the LOC106430601 gene encoding 4-coumarate--CoA ligase 1-like, producing MAPQEDAMQKQSSNKSDVIFRSKLPDIYIPNHLPLHDYIFQNISEFASKPCLINGPTGHVYTYSEVHVASRRIAAGFQKLGVNQNDVVMILLSNCPEFVLSFLAASFRGATATAANPFFTPAEIAKQAKASNSKLIVTESRYVDKIKDLQNDGVIIVCTDEEPSPIPEGCLRFTELTQSTEIETVEISSDDVVALPYSSGTTGLPKGVMLTHKGLVTSVAQQVDGDNPNLYFHSDDVILCVLPMFHIYALNSIMLCGLRVGASILIMPKFEINLLLELIQRCKVTVAPMVPPIVLAMAKSPETEKYDLSSIRVVKSGAAPLGKELEDAVSAKFPNAKLGQGYGMTEAGPVLAMSLGFAKEPFPVKSGACGTVVRNAEMKIIDPDTGDSLSKNKPGEICIRGHQIMKGYLNNPAATSETIDKDGWLHTGDIGLIDDDDELFIVDRLKELIKYKGFQVAPAELEALLIGHQDITDVAVVAMKEEAAGEVPVAFVVKSKDSELSEDDVKQFVAKQVVFYKRINKVFFVESIPKAPSGKILRKDLRAKLANGLVN from the exons ATGGCTCCACAAGAAGACGCCATGCAGAAACAGAGCAGCAACAAGAGTGACGTCATATTCCGATCAAAGCTTCCGGATATTTACATCCCGAACCACCTCCCTCTCCACGACTACATCTTCCAAAACATCTCCGAGTTCGCCTCCAAGCCTTGCCTGATCAACGGTCCCACCGGCCACGTGTACACTTACTCCGAGGTCCATGTCGCTTCCCGTCGCATCGCCGCCGGTTTTCAAAAACTCGGCGTTAACCAAAACGACGTCGTGATGATCCTCCTCTCGAATTGCCCCGAGTTCGTCCTCTCTTTCCTCGCCGCCTCCTTCCGCGGCGCAACGGCCACCGCCGCTAACCCGTTTTTCACTCCGGCGGAGATCGCCAAACAGGCCAAAGCCTCGAACTCGAAGCTCATCGTCACCGAGTCTCGCTACGTCGATAAAATCAAAGACCTCCAAAACGACGGCGTTATAATCGTCTGCACCGACGAGGAACCTTCTCCGATCCCGGAAGGCTGCCTCCGATTCACCGAGTTGACTCAGTCAACCGAAATTGAAACGGTGGAGATTTCTTCCGACGACGTGGTGGCGCTTCCTTACTCCTCCGGCACGACGGGTCTACCCAAAGGAGTGATGCTGACTCACAAGGGACTAGTCACGAGCGTCGCTCAGCAAGTCGACGGCGATAATCCGAATCTTTACTTCCACAGCGATGACGTCATACTCTGTGTCTTGCCCATGTTCCATATCTACGCTTTGAACTCGATCATGCTGTGTGGGCTTAGAGTTGGTGCCTCGATCTTGATCATGCCAAAGTTCGAGATTAATCTGCTCTTGGAGCTGATACAGAGGTGTAAAGTGACGGTTGCTCCGATGGTTCCGCCGATTGTTTTGGCGATGGCGAAGTCGCCGGAGACGGAGAAGTATGACTTGAGCTCGATTAGGGTTGTGAAATCTGGTGCTGCTCCGCTTGGTAAGGAGCTTGAAGATGCCGTCAGTGCCAAGTTTCCTAACGCCAAACTCGGTCAg GGATACGGAATGACGGAAGCAGGTCCGGTGCTAGCAATGTCGTTAGGGTTCGCGAAAGAGCCGTTTCCAGTGAAGTCGGGAGCTTGTGGTACGGTGGTTAGAAACGCCGAAATGAAAATCATCGATCCAGACACCGGAGACTCACTTTCCAAAAACAAACCTGGAGAGATTTGCATCCGTGGTCACCAGATCATGAAAGGTTACCTCAACAACCCGGCGGCTACATCAGAGACCATAGACAAAGACGGCTGGCTTCACACGGGAGATATCGGATTGATCGATGACGACGACGAGCTTTTCATTGTCGATAGATTGAAAGAACTTATCAAGTACAAAGGTTTTCAAGTGGCTCCGGCTGAGCTAGAGGCTCTCCTCATCGGTCATCAGGATATCACCGACGTGGCCGTTGTCGC CATGAAAGAAGAGGCTGCTGGTGAAGTTCCCGTTGCGTTTGTTGTGAAATCCAAGGATTCAGAGTTATCAGAAGATGATGTGAAACAATTCGTGGCGAAACAG GTTGTGTTTTACAAGAGAATCAACAAAGTGTTCTTCGTTGAGTCCATTCCTAAAGCTCCGTCAGGGAAGATATTGAGGAAAGACCTGAGGGCAAAACTAGCAAATGGGTTGGTAAACTAA
- the LOC125588358 gene encoding uncharacterized protein LOC125588358 produces the protein MHIYSSYGLWNSSVRKGWSFLADKAKGGRLLNLDGSSTIEKLKLMVYDDFGIDLTLVNLELSYLPSELINTLESPPVIISNDRQVKKFLTYVRTKPSTRLCVCLQSKDENLNREARVNLNNQASGAAIMEGHTNENSDVNSGETNFDEQDIERDESDDEKMCDIKGSKGHNVRFALLDIVKKGQHFSSKMLLKATFEICAMKHNFDYKVVRSDTKIWYIRCADEDCSWRVRAEGLKGSSYFIIRKYVAEHSCAPSARNKSVRTASAKTIGNLIMHKYDGVKAGPKCNDIIELMRDEHGIEVSKSLAWDAREYAINTMRGIPETGYAKIPKYLYMMKEANPGSHTSYETDKDGRFRFLFISFRQCVRGFYRAIRKVIVLDGTFLKSKFKGVLLVATALDGKSNLYLLAFGVVDSENDLSWNWFMRQLKVVIADEQSLAFFSDRNTSLGKAIANVHPQSHHGICIHHLLNNVVTYYHGKGLVGLVAKASKPPIKMQLTKRDAEKSEVRTEPELFT, from the exons ATGCATATCTATTCCTCTTATGGTTTGTGGAACTCATCAGTTAGAAAGGGATGGAGTTTTCTTGCTGACAAAGCAAAAGGAGGTAGGTTACTGAATTTGGATGGAAGTTCAACCATTGAGAAGCTAAAGTTGATGGTTTATGATGACTTTGGAATCGATCTAACCCTGGTCAATCTCGAGTTAAGCTACTTACCTTCTGAGTTGATTAATACTCTTGAGTCTCCTCCGGTTATCATCAGCAACGACCGGCAAgttaaaaaatttctaacctATGTGAGGACCAAACCTTCCACGCGCTTGTGTGTGTGTCTTCAGTCAAAGGATGAGAATCTCAATAGGGAGGCACGTGTAAATTTGAATAACCAAGCATCTGGTGCGGCCATAATGGAGGGACATACGAATGAAAATTCAGATGTGAATTCTGGTGAAACCAATTTCGACGAACAAGACATTGAGCGGGATGAAAGTGATGATGAAAAGATGTGTGACATAAAGGGAAGCAAGGGACATAATGTACGATTTGCTTTGTTGGATATTGTGAAGAAGGGTCAACATTTTAGCAGTAAAATGTTACTAAAGGCGACATTCGAAATCTGTGCAATGAAACATAATTTTGACTATAAAGTCGTCAGATCGGATACCAAAATTTGGTATATTCGGTGTGCAGATGAAGATTGCAGCTGGCGAGTTCGTGCAGAAGGGTTAAAAGGTTCTTCATATTTCATTATCAGAAAATATGTTGCTGAACATTCATGTGCTCCATCAGCAAGAAACAAATCTGTAAGGACAGCTTCAGCAAAAACAATTGGTAATCTGATTATGCATAAGTACGATGGTGTGAAGGCGGGGCCAAAATGTAATGATATCATTGAGCTTATGCGTGATGAGCATGGGATCGAGGTGTCCAAGTCTTTAGCGTGGGATGCGCGTGAGTATGCTATCAACACAATGAGAGGCATTCCAGAAACAGGTTATGCGAAGATTCCCAAATACTTGTACATGATGAAGGAAGCTAATCCTGGGTCACATACATCTTACGAAACTGACAAGGATGGGAGATTCCGATTCCTTTTCATCTCATTTAGGCAGTGTGTCCGAGGTTTTTACAGAGCCATTCGAAAAGTTATTGTTCTCGATGGGACGTTTTTGAAGAGCAAATTCAAAGGTGTTTTACTAGTTGCTACTGCTTTGGATggaaaatcaaatttatatctACTTGCATTTGGAGTTGTTGACTCAGAGAATGACCTCTCGTGGAACTGGTTTATGAGACAACTTAAAGTGGTTATTGCTGATGAGCAGAGTTTAGCTTTTTTCTCTGATAGGAATACCTCACTTGGTAAAGCTATTGCAAACGTGCACCCTCAATCTCATCATGGAATTTGCATTCACCACTTGCTGAATAATGTTGTAACTTATTACCATGGGAAAGGTTTGGTTGGTTtggttgcaaaggcttctaaacctc CAATAAAAATGCAGCTTACCAAACGCGACGCGGAAAAATCAGAAGTgagaaccgaacccgaactctTTACGTAA